AAAGAATCATTAAAAGTTTTGCTCCCGATTTTGCAGTTGGGACAGGAGGTTTTGCAAGCGGACCTGCTCTTTATGAAGCAAGCAAAATGGGAATTCCGATTTTCATACAGGAACAAAATGCCTACGCAGGGGTAACTAATAAAATTTTAAGCAAGAAAGCAAAAGCTGTTTTTACAGCCTACCCAAAAGTAGAAGGCTTTCCGGCTGAAAAAATAAAATTTCTGGGAAATCCGATCCGTTCAGTTATTGTTTCGGGAATGCAGGAAACTGATCTGGCAAAAGAAAAAATGGGACTCAGTAAAGACAAGCTTACCATTTTATCCGTAGGTGGTTCTTTAGGATCCAGAACATTAAATAATGCCTGGAAAACCCATTTAAAAGAAATTGCAGATAAAGATTATCAGCTGATCTGGCAGACAGGAAAGCTTGATTATAAAAATATTTTAGACGAAACAAAAGACATTGACACCACCAATATTCAGATCCGTGAATTCATCAAAGACATGGAGCTGGCTTATTCTGCTGCCGATGTGATTGTTTCAAGAGCTGGAGCCATTGCCATTTCAGAGTTGGCAGTCGCAAAGAAACCGGTTCTCCTGGTGCCATTCCCTTTTGCAGCGGAAGACCATCAGACTAAAAATGCCATGAACCTTGTAGACAAAAATGCAGCGAGAATGGTAAAAGACTCTGAAATGCAGGAAAAATTCTGGAATACATTATCAGATATCTGCGAAAACGAAAGTGTAAGAAAAGAAATGTCCGATAATCTGAAGTATTTTGCCAAGCCTGATGCTGCAAAAGAGATTGTGGACGAAATTTTTAAATTAATGTAAAAAGTATCATCGTAAAATGAAGTAACGAAAAATAATCAGTACATTTTAAATGAATACAATAATACAAAAGAAATAAATGAATATTTTACAGACATATCAGACTTTTTACTTCGTTGGAATCGGAGGTATCGGAATGAGTGCATTGGCACGCTATTTCAATGCATCCGGGAAAAAAGTATTGGGATACGATAAAACCAATACTAAACTCACTCAGAATCTGATGAAGGAGGGTATTGATATTGTTTTTGAAGATCATATTGATGAAAGAATCACGTCTCTTCAGAAAGAGGACACATTGGTCATCTACACCCCCGCTATCAAAGTGCTGAGTATATTAGATTATTTCAATGAAAATCAGTTTGAAGTATTGAAACGTGCTAAAGTTTTAGGATTAATTACAGAAAATACAGACTGTATTGCAATAGCAGGAACTCACGGAAAGACAACAACGTCTACCCTTGTGGCTCATTTATGTAAAGAAGCCAATCTTCCTTTCTCATGCTTTTTAGGTGGTATTTCTGAAAATTTTAAATCCAACTTTCTATATAATGGTTCAACTTATTCCGTCGTAGAAGCTGATGAGTATGACAGAAGCTTCTTAAGCCTTTCCCCGGACTGGGCTGTAGTGACTTCTATAGATGCAGACCATTTGGATATTTATGGAGATAAAAGTCATATTGAAGAAGGATTCAGAGAGTTTGCAGCATTGGTTCCGCAAGATCAGCAGCTATTTGTAAGAAAAGGAATTGACATAGGCAGACCTCATAGAACTTATGCCGTAAACGAGCCTGC
This genomic window from Chryseobacterium sp. MEBOG06 contains:
- the murG gene encoding undecaprenyldiphospho-muramoylpentapeptide beta-N-acetylglucosaminyltransferase — translated: MNKKLKIILSGGGTGGHIFPAIAIADEIKQRFPDAEFLFIGANGKMEMEKVPQAGYKIEGIDIAGINRGNLLSNLGLPFKILKSLSKSKRIIKSFAPDFAVGTGGFASGPALYEASKMGIPIFIQEQNAYAGVTNKILSKKAKAVFTAYPKVEGFPAEKIKFLGNPIRSVIVSGMQETDLAKEKMGLSKDKLTILSVGGSLGSRTLNNAWKTHLKEIADKDYQLIWQTGKLDYKNILDETKDIDTTNIQIREFIKDMELAYSAADVIVSRAGAIAISELAVAKKPVLLVPFPFAAEDHQTKNAMNLVDKNAARMVKDSEMQEKFWNTLSDICENESVRKEMSDNLKYFAKPDAAKEIVDEIFKLM
- the murC gene encoding UDP-N-acetylmuramate--L-alanine ligase; its protein translation is MNILQTYQTFYFVGIGGIGMSALARYFNASGKKVLGYDKTNTKLTQNLMKEGIDIVFEDHIDERITSLQKEDTLVIYTPAIKVLSILDYFNENQFEVLKRAKVLGLITENTDCIAIAGTHGKTTTSTLVAHLCKEANLPFSCFLGGISENFKSNFLYNGSTYSVVEADEYDRSFLSLSPDWAVVTSIDADHLDIYGDKSHIEEGFREFAALVPQDQQLFVRKGIDIGRPHRTYAVNEPADYYSDNLRMDHDKIYFDFHTPTETIKDFIWEIPGIHNVENATVALAILRNLGADFDTLKKAIANFKGIKRRYTKHIYQNGKIYIDDYAHHPTEINAVMGSIKTFYPDKKLLVAFQPHLFSRTRDFADGFAESLSKADELILLDIYPARELQENFEGITSNWLLEKVTLEKKEVSNLSDAFEKIKEKDFDILLTVGAGNIDTLYDPICEWISEL